The sequence CGTCCGCGAAGCGCAGAAGGAAATCAATAAACTCCAGCGTCTCATCCGTCAGCATTTCGGTGAAAGCGTGGAACTGTTCGTGCACACCGACGCCTGTCTCAGGTTTTCCTGCAGCATCTGTACGAAACAGGAGTGCGACGTGCGTCAGGCCGATTTCGAACAGACCGTGGAATGGACGGTGCAGAATATTTCACGGGATTGCATGCACAAGGTCGGAGACCAGGAATAAGCATCCTTCCGGCGGTCGCCGCTGGCGGAAGTGCTGCGAACAATAAAAAAACAAGGGCGATGAAAGTACTTGTTACAGGAGCATCAGGATTCATCGGATCGCACCTCGCAGGGCGCTGCGGGCAGGAGGGACACCAGGTCAGGGCGCTGGTTCGCAAAGGCAATGCAGCAATTCCCCGTCTGCAGGAACAGGGGATAACGGTGATCGAAGGCGATATCCGCGATGCAGCGGCAGTCCATAGGGCGGCGGAAGGGTGCGATATCATTGTTCATGCGGCAGCTGTCGCCTCCGATTGGGGCGAACCGCAGGATTTTATAGACATCAACATAGGCGGAACGCGCAACGTCGCCGAAGCCGCACTTCGGAACCGTGTCGGCAGGCTCGTGTACCTCAGTTCGATCGAAGTGTTCGACCATGTAAAAAGCGAGAGGATCGACGAGCAGACGCCCTTTCATCAGAGAAACCAGCCCTACCCCGATACGAAAATCGCAGCGACCAGACTGATAGGGGAGTATGCCGAAAAAGGCCAGGAAATCTCGATTGTCTATCCCTCCATGGTTTACGGGCCGGGAGACCGGACCATCTTTCCGCTGCTTGCCGACGGCATCAGAAAAGGCCAGCTCTTTTACTGGACGCATCATACCCGAATGAGCCTCATCTATATCGACAACCTCGTCGATCTTGTCATGCTTGCCGCAACGCATCCTGCCGCGGCAGGTGAAGGGTTCCTTGCCTGCGACACCACCGTACCTGACTTCGGGGCATTCTGTGACCGGCTCGCTTCGGGTATCGACGCCCGCCCCCCGTTCATCCATCTTCCGTTCAGTCTTGCATACCTGCTCGCTTCGCTGATGGAAATGGCCTACAGGCTGACCGGAAGCGACACTCGACCGATGCTGACAAGGCAGGCGGTCACGCTGCTTGCATCGAGGGCAATGTTCGATACCTCGAAGGCTCGTAACCAGCTTGGATGGAACCCGAAAGTCTCCTATGACGCAGGCTTCCGCAGAACCCTCGACTGGCTGCTCGGCATCGATCCACGGGAATGGAAGTGTAAATGAACCTGTCGGAGTCGATGCAGGCAGGTACAGCTGTGCCCCCCAACCCCAACCGGGTTTCAATGAAGCAGTTGCATTGCGGCAATTAACGCCAGGTGACGCGTAATTTCTTTTAAAAAAAAGGTTGTGATCATGTTGCCCGATTGGCATATCGTTTGCTTCGGGTACAACTGAATGTCACGAGTAATCTCTCTTGGCGATTGGAGTGCGAACGCTTGGCAGGTTTATAGCGTTATACTCTGTATAATAGAGTGAATAGTTGTTACATCTGAATAGTTATTATCAGGAGTGTCGTTATGAAAAAAGTTATGTATGCGTGCATCTTGTCCGGGATCGCTTCAGGGTTTTCACCGGCAGCGATGTCGGCCGCAACGGTGGATGGCGCTGCGGTTTTTGCC comes from Chlorobium limicola DSM 245 and encodes:
- a CDS encoding NAD-dependent epimerase/dehydratase family protein, whose amino-acid sequence is MKVLVTGASGFIGSHLAGRCGQEGHQVRALVRKGNAAIPRLQEQGITVIEGDIRDAAAVHRAAEGCDIIVHAAAVASDWGEPQDFIDINIGGTRNVAEAALRNRVGRLVYLSSIEVFDHVKSERIDEQTPFHQRNQPYPDTKIAATRLIGEYAEKGQEISIVYPSMVYGPGDRTIFPLLADGIRKGQLFYWTHHTRMSLIYIDNLVDLVMLAATHPAAAGEGFLACDTTVPDFGAFCDRLASGIDARPPFIHLPFSLAYLLASLMEMAYRLTGSDTRPMLTRQAVTLLASRAMFDTSKARNQLGWNPKVSYDAGFRRTLDWLLGIDPREWKCK